One Pomacea canaliculata isolate SZHN2017 linkage group LG9, ASM307304v1, whole genome shotgun sequence DNA segment encodes these proteins:
- the LOC112572639 gene encoding sex peptide receptor-like yields the protein MANDTDFHITFYIEKNTTSSFYINVSLNTSSEAPPVQESAIRQFGQSYQRVHGYLSVMVCIFGIVSNLLNIIVLTRRHMSSPTNFILTALAIADTLTMSTYPIFAIYMYIVSTPDCSQNHPAGWQYFIIFHNLFIVTCHNMAMWLTVALAVFRYIFVCQHTRASVWCSMGRARLTVLVVVVATIISCIPNYFAYTVMESVDNSTNQTQYCIGPSDLARDNPMYAQFVRWLFGVVIKILPCIMMAFLSTLLIIAMQQAKKRRARLLNKVSRIVDHDHQSSEHNRTTMMLVGVVICFIVTEIPQGVLAWISAVDDQFWEDVYLHLGDLMDILVLVNSAFNFILYCIMSQQFRNTFKNLFICNVTTSRKINKSNGAEYSIVRTETTNV from the coding sequence ATGGCGAACGACACAGATTTCCACATCACCTTCTACATCGAGAAGAACACCACCAGTTCCTTCTACATCAACGTGTCGCTAAACACCTCGTCGGAGGCGCCGCCCGTGCAGGAATCTGCGATCCGGCAGTTCGGACAGTCGTACCAGCGGGTGCACGGGTACCTGTCGGTGATGGTGTGCATCTTCGGCATCGTGTCCAACCTCCTCAACATCATCGTGCTCACACGGCGGCACATGAGCTCGCCCACCAACTTTATCCTGACGGCTCTGGCCATCGCCGACACGCTGACGATGAGTACATACCCGATCTTCGCCATCTACATGTACATCGTCTCCACCCCGGATTGCAGCCAGAACCACCCGGCAGGCTGGCAGTACTTCATCATATTCCATAACCTCTTCATCGTCACCTGCCACAACATGGCCATGTGGCTGACCGTGGCGTTGGCGGTCTTTCGCTACATCTTCGTGTGCCAGCACACCCGCGCGTCCGTCTGGTGCTCGATGGGGCGCGCCCGTCTGACCGTGCTGGTCGTGGTGGTGGCCACCATCATCAGCTGCATCCCCAACTACTTCGCTTACACGGTCATGGAGTCCGTGGACAACTCGACCAACCAGACGCAATATTGTATCGGGCCGAGCGACTTGGCGAGGGACAACCCCATGTACGCGCAGTTCGTGCGATGGCTCTTCGGGGTTGTCATCAAGATCCTCCCCTGCATCATGATGGCCTTCCTCAGCACCCTCCTTATCATCGCCATGCAGCAGGCTAAGAAGCGGCGTGCACGCCTCCTGAACAAGGTCTCTCGCATCGTGGATCACGACCACCAGTCCAGTGAGCACAACCGCACCACGATGATGCTCGTCGGCGTGGTCATCTGCTTCATTGTCACGGAGATCCCTCAAGGTGTCCTCGCCTGGATCAGCGCCGTGGACGATCAATTCTGGGAGGACGTCTACCTACACCTTGGTGACCTCATGGACATTCTTGTGCTAGTCAACAGCGCCTTCAACTTCATCCTCTACTGCATCATGAGCCAGCAGTTTCGGAACACCTTCAAGAACCTGTTCATCTGCAACGTGACGACCTCCCGCAAGATCAACAAATCGAACGGTGCAGAGTACAGCATTGTTAGGACAGAGACAACAAACGTTTGA